Genomic DNA from Gallaecimonas xiamenensis 3-C-1:
TCGATGGCGGTATTTTCTTCGGTGCTGAGATCGGCCATGGGCGCTATTTGGATATTGGTGGCAACGGACAGCATGGCAGTCTTGTTGTCATCGTCCAGCCCTTCGACCTGGTTCTCCAGGGTCAGGGCCATATCCTGGCCTATGGCACTTTCGTTGACCCTGGCTTGGAAGCTTAGGGACATCTGGCTCTCTTCAGGGCCGCGATAGTCGAGACAGACCACCACACCCTCCTGGATCTGGTTCAGGCTCTCATCGTAGGCCACTTGGGTGCCAAGGTAGCCGTAGATGGGACCGAAGGCATCAAGAGGACCCTGGAAGCCTTTGACACCGACACTGCCGCCGATATTGGCCGGGAAGCCGGCAACACCGGCCAGCTGCCCGTCCAGCTTACCGTAGGCAAAGATGATCTCCGGCTGCCCTTTCTCAAACTTGTAATCGAGGTTGATGAAGGCCTCGAAGTCGAAGCTGTCGTTGGGCGTGGAGCCGTCTATGGTCTGGGTGTAGACATTGTCCCACTCGACGATCAGGGTCTTGCTGTTGTCGCTATGGGTTAGGCCTGCCACCGAGATGCCGGCCAGGGCATCGCCGAAAGACGGGCTGTAGTCCACCGCAAAGAGCCCGCGCCACAGGGGGGCTATCACGCTGTAGGGGAAACCGTCGAAGGGCAGCGGATAGTGGAAGGGCCAGAACAGGGGCAGGCCTTCGAGGTCGATGAAGCCGGCCGGGTTGATGGTGACCGTCTGGGTGCGGCTATAAGCCTGGTTGTGGTAGAGGCTGACGCCTTCATTGGCGGCCAAGTCATACCAGATCCAGGACAGATCCAGGGGCGCCTCGGCGGTGTAGCCGCCGTCCCATAAAGGCAACGGTGACACGCCGTAGCTGGCCAAGTCCTTATAGCCGCCGTCGGTGTCGCTGTTGATGTCGGGCGTGCGGCATTGGGCGTCGGTCAGGGACGTGCTGGTCTGGTAACGGGGCAGCAGATCGGCGGTGTTGGGCTGCACGCCGCTTAGGCTGATGCTGTTGCCATCCACTACCAGTTCCTGGTCGCCAAGGGTGCCAAGCGCCACGGAGTCGGGCAGCAGGGTCAGCCCCTCCGGCAGCGCCAATCCCAGGCTGAATTGCCTGTCCAGGCCCTGGATATTGGGAGTGACCTTGACTGAGAAGTCGATGACATCGCCAGGCTTGGCCTTGGTTTTACTGACCTTGAAGCTGACATCGTCCGCCTCACGCACCACTTTGAGCGGGATCAACCCCAGGTTGTCCTTGCTGCCCTGATGGCCCAGGCTCAACATGGCATAACGGAAATCACCTTCGCTGAAGTCGTCCAGGGCCCAGTTGAGGGTAACGGTAGCCGGGTTGACACCGTCTGTACTGGCCGGCACCGACAGGCTGGCATCGGTGGCAACGTCTTTGCTGACGATGGCAGTAGCCACCTTGAAGCTGTCGGTGGCCGTTTCGCCATAGGGCAGGGCGTTGGCGTAGTTGTTCAGCACCACCCAATAGTTACCGGCGCTGGGTTCGTTGATATTGCAGTAGTTGTTGATGGTCGAGGCGTTGGACAGGCAGATGGCTTCGGTGTCGAACTGTGGCAGGCCGTCACCGTTGATGTCCTTGCCGATGACCACGGTCAATGAACCTTGCTTATAGGGCTCTTCGATGCTCGATTCAACCAGACCCAGGCTTTCGACGATCAGGCGGGCGGTATTGGCCGGCACTTCCAGAATGCGCAGGCTGGTACCGTCGGTGATGTCGTCCCACAGCTCATAGTTGCTGTCCTGCTTGAGGGTCAGGGTTTCGATGGCGGGTTTGACCAGGGCCGTTACCTCGCCGTCCAGGCTGTCGGTGGCGGGCAGGGTCAGGTGGTTGATGCCAAATTGCCCCTTGTTGCGGTTGACCGGCACCTGCATGGCCTCGGGCAGGCGGCCGTGGCTGAACTTGGCTTGCACCGGCAGGTGCAAAGCTGGCAGGGCGGCATCGCTTGGGGTCAGCGTCAACTGGCCATCCAGGAAGAACTCGGAGTTGCCAAGAGGGGTTTGGGCATCGAGGATGGAGGCGGTCACCATCACCGTCTGGGTTTGCCCGGCCTGCAGGCTGAACTGCTTGGGATGGACGTCCAGCACGTAGGACAGTTCGCCGGTGTCGGTGGCCAGTTCCCAGGTACCGTCACGGGTGGCGGTGAAAGTGCGCAGCCAGGAACAGGTGCCCAGGCATTGGCTGTTGACCATGCTTGGCAGGTTCAGGGCTTTGACATCGCCTCCGTTATGGGGATTGGCTGCCATGAAATCGTCGACCGGCACGTCCATCACCAGGCCCGTGTCGATGGCCTTGGCGACATTGATGCGCCCGGCGCCGGCTTGCCAGAGATTGGCTTTTTCGCCTTTCCACCAGACCTGCTCTGCCGTCATCATCAGCGCCGACAGCACTTCGGCGTCGCTCCAGTCCGGGTGTGCTTGTTTAAGTAGCGCCATGGCCCCGGCCACATGGGGGCTGGCCATGGATGTGCCTGACAGATAGCTCCAATCGCTGGACACCGGGCTTTCGCTGAATGGGTGCTCGTCGGCGTAGGCGGCATAGATATCAACACCGGGGGCGGCCAGGTCGGGGATCAGGTAATCGCCGTGGGTATTGGCCGGGCCCCTGGAAGAGAAATAGGCCAACTGATCGCCAGCGCTCGGATCATAGGTTTCCTCTATCAGGGCTGCTTCTATGGTGCCGCTGTGGCCGCTGCCACTGGCCAGCCAGGTTTTCAGCTGCTCGCCTTCGCTTATCCCCAGATGGATACCCGGCAGGGAGTAGACGTCGTTTACCGGCGTGGTGTCTGGGCTCACATCCACCAGAATAAAGCCACCGGCACCGCCGGCTTTGATGTTGTCGGCTTTCTCCACCCGGGCGTTATCGCCCCTGTCGCAAACCACGATCTGGTCGCTGCTGAAGGTACCGGCAGGGAAGGAGGCCAGGCAGAGGGCGTCGCCAAAGTCGCCTGCATAGACGATGTTGCCGGTGAAGGCGTCGGTGATCCCCAGGCCTTGAAGATTGGCCGGTGCCGTGGTGTCGCCACCACTCAAATCCTTGAGGTAGCGGTCGTGAACCAGGATACCGTCGGGAATGGTGGTAGCACCCACCGTGGCCAGCCAGGGGCTGGAATGGTCGGCCGAACCGTAATATTCCTGCCAGCCGTCACCGCCGCTGTTGCCGGCGGCGGCAGCCACGGATACGCCGGCCTGGCGGGCCGACAGGAAGGCCAGCTCGACGCTGTCTTCCCAGGGGAACTTCTCGCTGCCGCCGATGGAGAAGTTGATGACGTCCACGCCGTCTTCAATGGCTTGCTCGATACCGGCAACCAGGGCATCGGTTGGGCAACCGGCATAGAGGTCGCCGCTGTTGCCCGGGTAGCAGACCTGGTAAGTGATGAGGTTGGCATGGGGGGCCATGCCGGAGAGGCGTTCGAAGGTAAAGCCGGTGTCGACACCGTCACCGTTACCCACCGAGGCCAGCTGCAGCGGTACGGCGTCCAGCACGTTACCCACGGCGGTGGAGGCGGTGTGGGAGCCGTGACCGTTATAGTCCTCACCAATGGCCGGGCGGCCTTCGGCGAAGTAGGGATCTTGGAAAGTATCGGTGATGATGGGGGTGGACCAGATACCGATCAGCTTGTCGTTACAGCGGTCTTCAAAACCGGCCTTGGTACAGTCATGGAGGTAATGGCCGCTGCCGAGGGGGTTGGCTATCTTGACCCCGTCAGCGCCGGTGTCGGCAAAGCTGGGGTGATCGGAGTTTACGCCGGTGTCGATGATTCCCACCACCATGCCGTCACCCAGGTAGCCAACGCCACTGGCGGTATTGCCTGCCCAAACGTCGCCTGCTCCTATGTGCTTGGCACCGGTGTCAGACAGCAGCTGGCGCATTTGCACCCGCTCGATATGGGCCACTTCCGGCAGTTCTGCCAGGCGCTGTGCTTGCGCTTGGCTTAACTGGGCGACCATGCCGTTGATGGCCAGTTGGAACTGGGCCTGGGGGCTGACGCTAACCCCCAGTTTGCTGGCGCTGCTGATAAAGTGGCTTTGCTTTTGCTCCAACAACGCCTTGTAACGGCTGGCGGCCGTACCTTTGAGATCAAGCTTTTGCTCACCGCTGCGGCTCGACACCAGGGCTGAGCCATAGCCTTGTAACTCACCGCCATATTGGCTGAGCGGTTTGTCTTTCAAGCGAATAATGTAGCGGTGGCTGCCGGTCAGGCCCGCTTCGGGGCTGAACTTGCGGCTGGGGGTAAGGGCAATGTTCAGGCCTTTGTTCTGCTTTAGGTTATCCGCCTGTTGGCGGCTCTTAAGCTGGCTGATGGCCTGGCTTGGTAGGGTCAGTTGGTGCAGTTGTGCACCGGTTGCACCAAGGGCTACGCAGGCGGTAGCCAGGGCAAGGTAGATAGGTGTTTTTTTCATGTGTCCTTCCGAGACAATATCGTTGTATTGGGTGCCTCACGGGCCTCGGAATAACAAACACTTCACATCTTGCCTGCAATGCCACCATACAAAATGCTACAGGTCATAAAACGGGTGTGACACAGGGGGCTCGGTTTAATTTCCTTTTTAATCAATGGCTTAATTGTATGTTTTTGCGCTATATCTTGAGGTTGGTCAAGCGCTGCTCAGTCATATTGTTACAATTGTGTGTTGCCTGCGGGCGCCGTGCTCAAGGCCAATAACTCCAGCTTGGTCAGGTGCAACTGGTCCTGCTCGTCCAGGGTAAATTCGCAGACAAAGGTGATGGGGTCTCTGGGTTTGAGAGCGGTGCCGCTTACCACCACCAATTGGTTCTGATGCTGCACCTGAAGATGGTCGGTGCGCACCATACCCAGGCGGCCCCTGACCGCCAATTCGCAAAGACGGGTTGCCTGGGCGCTATAGGGGCTGGGAAAGGGCTGGGCCAACTGGGCGGCAAACAAGAGGCTGGACAGCAACATCAAGATCTCCTTTGGTTACGGTTATTGTGGCGCGGCCAAGGCGTCATTGCCAAGCCCGGGGCTTTGACTGGGCGCCGATATCCAGTAGCCTAGAAGGAACGTCATGACCCGGACCTTTATGCGCGCTTTGTTGTTCACCCTCGCCTTGAGCCTTTGCCTTGTCCTTCAGGGGATAAGCCTTGGCGCGCACCTGGCCGACAACCACAGCGATCATCAGGCCAGCAGCCATCTGAGCACGCAGGACCTGGACCAAAAAGCCCATCAGGAATGTGCCCATAGCCATTGCCATGCCGGCCACATGACGGCAGCCCCCCTTTCCCATAGCCTCTTGGCCTTCGAGCCCGGTGCGTCCCTGCACAGGGCACCGGACTTTGTGGCGCGCCTGGCGCCACCCAGCCACCCCTTAAGGCCTCCTATCGCTTAACGCCCGGCGCCGCAGAGCGGCATTGGTCTTTATTCGATAACGAGGTAATCCATGAAACAGCTTTATCTCCTGGGGCTTTTGGCCCTGGGCGCGGCCTATGCGCAGGCCGAACCTGCCGAAGGCCTGGTGCTGGACGGTCAACAGCAGCGCCTTGCCGGCATCAGCGTCACTACCCTGGCACCCGGCCCCCTTTACCAGCCCCTGCGCCTGGCGGCCGAACTGCACACCCCTTTTGACAGCCAGGCCATTATCGCGCCCAGGCTGGACGCCACCGTCCTTAGCCGCCAGGCAAGCCTTGGGGACAAGGTCAGCCCAGGGCAGGCCCTGGTCACCCTCTACAGTGAAGGCCTGGCCGAGCGGCAAACGGCCCTGCGCCTGGCCTGGCTGGACTGGCAAAGGGCCAAAGGTCTCAAAGGCACCTTGTCGGACAGCGAGCGGGACTTGCTTCGCACCCGCTACCAGGATGCCAGGGCGGCGGTACTGGCCGCCGGTGTGGCCGAGGCACAATTGGCGGCGGTGGAATCCCACCAGGCCTTTGCCTTGGGCCAGTACCAGCTGCACTCCCCCTTGGCGGGCCTGGTGATGAGCGATGAGTTTGTGGTGGGCCAGCGCATCATAGCCGGCACTGCGCTATTGACGGTGGCGGACGAGTCCAGGCTCTGGGTACAGGCCAGCCTGCCCGCCGACACCCGCCTTAGCCTGGCCCCTGGTGACAGCGCCTGGGTCGAGGTGGCCGGGGAGCGGCGAGCGGCCAAGATCGAGGCTCTGGCCCATCAACTGCAAACCGACACCCGCACCCGCAGCCTGCGCCTGAGCCTGGCCAATGCGGACCACCAATGGCACGCCGGCCAGTTCGCCACTGTGGAGCTGGCCCAGCCCCTGGGCCGCCAGGGGCTGGTGTTGGGGGAAGAGGCCCTGGTGCGCTCGCCGGACGGCGACTGGCAGGTGTTTGTGGCCCGGGACGGGCGCTTTGTACCCCAAGAGGTGCAAAGGGGCCAGGCGGTCCTGGGGGGCTTTGTGGTCGAGGGGCTGGCCCCTGGCAGCCAGGTGGTCAGCCAGGGCGCCTTTTTCCTGGCGGCAGAGCTGGCCAAGGCCGGCTTTGACCCCCACGGCCACTAGGAGGCGCCATGCTGAATCGTTTGATTGATGCCAGTATCCGCCATCCCTGGCTGGTGCTGCTGCTGGTGCTGCTGGCAACGGCCCTTGGCCTATGGCGCCTGCCGGCCCTGGACTTGGACGCCTTCCCCGACGTGACCAATGTCCAGGTCACCCTCAACACCGAGGCCAAGGGTCTGGCGGCCGAGGACGTGGAAAAGCTCATTACCTATCCGGTGGAGTCGGTGCTTTATGCCTTGCCCGACGTCGAGGAGGTGCGCTCCGTGTCCAAGACTGGGCTGTCGGTGGTGACAGTGGTGTTCAAGGAGGGGGTGGACATCTATTTTGCCCGGCAACTGGTGCTGGAAAGGTTGCAGGCAGCCCAGGCCCTTATTCCGGAGGGGGTCGGCCAACCCAGCCTTGGGCCCAATACCTCGGGCCTTGGGCAAGTGTTCCAGTATCTGCTTAGGGCAAGCCCAGACAGCGGCCTGGACGCCATGAGCCTTCGCAGCCTCAACGATTACCTGGTCAAGCTGATGCTGATGCCGGTGGACGGGGTCACCGACGTATTGTCCTTTGGCGGCCAGGTGCGCCAGTTCCAGGTGCAGGTCGACCCGGACCGGCTGCTGGCCTTTGGCATCAGTTTCGAGCAATTGGCCGATGCCATCGAAAAGGGCAACCAGAACGCCGGCGGCTGGTACCTGGACCGGGGCCAGGAGCAGCTGGTGGTGCGGGGCGCCGGTTGGTACCGACCGGGCCAGCAGGGCCTGGACGACATTGCCGACACCGTGGTGCAGGCCCGCCAAGGGCGCATCATCCGGGTACGTGATCTGGCTGAAGTGGGCTTTGGCGGCGAGGTGCGCCAGGGAGCGGTGTCCATGACCCGGCGCCAGCAAGGGCAGGTGGTGTCCCTGGGGGAGGTGGTCTCCGGCATCGTCCTTAAACGCATGGGGGCCAATACCCAGGCCACCATAGCCGGTATCCAGGAGCGGTTGCCGGCCATTGCGGCGGCCCTGCCGGCCGGTGTTACCCTGGAGCCGGTCTACGACCAGTCCGACTTGGTCGCCAAGGCCGTGGCCACCGTTACCCAGGCCCTGGCCCAGGCCTTTGTCTTTATCCTGGTGGTGCTGGCGCTCTTTCTTGTTAACCTGCGGGCCACCTTTTTGGTGCTGGTCACCATACCCCTGGCGCTGCTGATGAGCCTGACCTGGATGTCCTTTCTGGGGATCTCGGCCAACCTGATGTCCCTTGGGGGGCTGGCCATCGCCATCGGCATGCTGGTGGACGGGGCCGTGGTGATGGTGGAGGGGATTTTCCGGGAGTTTGCCGGCCAGCAAAGGCCACAGGCCCGAAAGGTGGTGGGGCTAGCCTGCCGCCAGGTGGCAAGGCCCAGCTTCTTTGCCGCCCTTATCGTGCTACTGGTGTTTACCCCGCTCTTTGCCCTGCAGGGGGTGGAAGGCAAGCTCTTTATCCCCATGGCCCTGTCGATGATGCTGGCGCTGGCCACGGCGGTGTTGCTGGCCATGACATTGGTGCCGGCCCTGGCGGTATTGCTCTTTGCCAAGGGGGTCAGGCCCCGTGCCAACCGGCCCTTACAGGCCCTTGAGGCAGGCTATGGCAGGGTCTTGTCTTTTTGTATGGCAAGGCCCAAGAGCTTGGTGCTGGGGGCGCTGTTGCTGGTGGCCGGTACCCTGATGCTGCTGCCTCGCCTGGGCACCGAGTTCGTACCGGAGCTGGAGGAGGGCACCTTGAACATCAGGGTGACCCTGGCGCCGTCGGCAAGCCTGGATACGGCGCTGGCGGTGGCCGGCAAGCTAGAGCAGCAGCTGCTGGCCTTTCCCGAGGTGGACTATGCCCTGTCGCGGGTGGGGCGCCCGGAGCTGGGGGGCGATCCGGAGCCGGTGTCCAATATCGAGATCTACCTTGGCCTAAAACCCCTCGACCAATGGCAAAGTGCCGACACCAGACCGGCGCTCCAGGCCAAGATGGAGGCGGCCCTTTCCCGCCACCCGGGATTGCTGCTGACCTTCTCCCAGCCCATCGCCACCCGGGTGGACGAGCTGCTGTCCGGCGTCCGGGCCCAACTGGCCATCAAGCTGTTCGGCCCGGACCTTGAGGTGCTGGCCCTTAAAGGCGCCGACCTTGAAGCCCTGGTCAAGGCCGTGCCTGGCACCCGGGACGTGGCCCTGGAGCAGTTGGGTGGGGAGGCGCAACTGGTGGTCAGACCCAAGCGGGAGCGCTTGTCGCAGCTTGGCATGACGGTGGCGGATCTGATGGCGCTGGTGTCGGACGGCATAGGTGGCCGGCAGGTAGGCCAGGTGGTGGACGGTAACGAGCGCTACGACGTGCAGCTGCGCCTGGCCGCTGCTCACCGTAAGGACATGGCCCGGCTGAACGCCCTGTGGCTGACCAGCCCCCAGGGCTATAGGGTGCAACTGCGTGATATTGCCGAGCTGAGCCTGGAGCAGGCCCCCATTCAAATTCGCCGGGACGACGTGCAGCGCCGGCTGGTGGTGCAGGCCAACGTGGCCGGGCGCGACATGGGGTCGGTGGCGGCCGATATCAACGCCAAAGCGGCGGCCGAACTGGCCCTGCCCCCCGGCTACTACCTCAAGATTGGCGGCCAGTTTGAAAACCAGGCCAGGGCCCAGGCCCGGCTGATGCTGGTGGTGCCCCTGTCGTTGGGGCTGATTGCCCTGTTGCTGTACTGGACCTTCGGCTCTATGGCCCAGGCGGCCCTGGTGATGTCGGCGGTGCCCCTGGCCCTGGTGGGGGGGATCTGGTCTTTGTATCTGTCGGGTCAATACCTGTCGGTACCGGGCAGTGTCGGCTTTATTACCCTCTTTGGGGTGGCGGTACTGAACGGCGTGGTGCTGGTGGATGCCATCAATCAGCGGCTGGCGGGGGGCATGGCCACCGCCGAGGCGGTCCAGGCCGGGGCCTTGTCGAGGCTCAGGCCGGTGTTGATGACGGCCCTGACCTCGGCCCTTGGCCTTATTCCCATGCTGCTGGCCACCGGGGTGGGGGCGGAGATCCAAAAGCCCCTGGCCACCGTGGTGGTAGGGGGGCTGGTGTCGGCAACGGTGCTGACCCTGCTACTGCTGCCTGCCCTGTACCTGCTGTTGGCACCAAGGTCCCAATAAGCAAGAGCCCATAAAAAAGGCCGGACAATTGTCCGGCCTTTTGTTTGCGGGTGTTAATTGAAGCTCAGCGACCAGTAGTCCAGGTAACCGGTGTCCTGGCTGTAGCGGTCGGATACCTGGAGGGTCCAGGTGCCGCTGCTGTCGATACCGCTGGCGTTGACGCTGTAGGTTTCGTGGACATCGTCGGCGCTGTCAGAGCCGATGCTCTTGAGGCGAAAACTCTGGCCGTTGGGCGCCAGCAGATCGATCTGCAGATCGCCACGGTAGCTGTGCACTATATCCACCTGCACGGAGACGGTGCCGCTGTCGCCGCTGCGGTCCACGGCAATCACGCTTTGGATACCGGTGGTGTTGTTATCGGGGATATTGGTGTCGGTGCCGTTCTCGTAGCTACCTGGGGTAGTGCTGTCGGCGTCATAGCTACCGGTCAGGGTCAGCCCTGAATAGGCGCTATAGCCACGCAGCATCACATGGTAGGTACCGCTCTGGGGCGCACTGAAGCTGCAGCTTTCGCTGTTGCCGCTCTTATAGGGACGGCAGTCGTAGCTGCTGGAGGTGGGCGCGCTGCCAAAGCGCACGTACAGATCCGCATCACCGCTGCCACCACTGGTGTTGAACACCAGGTTGCTGGCGCCGGCCGGTACGTCCAGGGTCCAGAACTGTTCTGAGCCACTGGCACCGCTGATACCGGTTTCAGGTACGCCGTTGGTCAGCTCACCGCCCTCTGGAGGTGGGGTGCTGCCGCAGGAAGAATCGACCCCAACAGTGGTAAAGGCGGTTTGGACGTCGGCCACGCTGAAGCCAAGGTCGGTGGCGGCCTGAACCACGCCGCAGGCGGCGTCGTCATAGTCGGAGCTGGCATTCCAATACACCTGGTTGGCCAGGGCAAAGAGTTCGAACGCCTTGCGGGTGTCCCAACCGCTGCTGTTGGCGATGAGGTAGAAGGCGCGGTTATAGACGCCGGAGCTATAGTGCACATCCATACCGCTGTAGTAGTCGGAGGCATTGTCGATGGAGCTGCCGTCCCGGCTGGGTTGGTCCATGTAGCGCAGGGCCCCCGAGCCTTTGAAGATCTCGGCGCCCACCATCCAGTCGTTGCTGCCCTTCATGTAAAACTCGGCCGCTTCACCGGCCATGTCCGAGAAGGCCTCGTTGATACCGCCGCTCTGGCCGGAATAGATAAGGCCGGAGTTTTGTTCGGTAAAGCCGTGGGACACCTCGTGGGCAGATACGTCCAGGCTTACCAGGGGATAGAAGGTGGAGCCGCCGTCACCGAAGGTCATGGCGGAGCCGTCCCAGAAGGCATTCTCGTAGCTGTTGCCGTAGTGGACCCTCATGGTCAGCTTGAAGGTCAGGGGGGCGGTTTGCAGCCAGTCGGAATACATGTTGAAGATGACACCACCGAAGTAGTGGGCATCGTTCAGGGGGGCATAGGCACCGTTGACCGACTTGTAGGTGTTCTCAGGACAGGTGAACTGGAACACAGAACCGCCGGAGGTGCTGTTGTTCATGTTCACCGTGGTGACATTGGTGTTGTCCATGCGACAGTTGCTGTCCACGTCCAGGTAGCCAAAATCGGTGCCGTAAAAATACTGGCCGGTCTTTTGGTTACCACCAGGACCTGTGGCGTCTTGGAAGGCCAACTGATCCCAGCTTTTGAGCACCTCGCCGCTGTGGGCATCGATGATGGTCATGGGGCGGCGCGGCTCATCACCGCCAACAAACTGGTCTACCAGGTACACCAGATGGGCTTTTTGTTCCTCGTCCAGCCAGATAAAGAGGCTGGTTTTGCCGCGCTCCGGCGTTGCCAGGCCGTGATAGGCCACCGCCTTGGCCTGAGCCGCCTTCTCGTTGAAGGCCGGTTTCACGTCGGCCAAATCCCCTTCCAGGCCTTCCACATATTGACCGGTCAGGTTGTGGTAGATCCCCATGGTATCCATGTCGGCAGCCATGGACAGGCCGAAGACTTCCACGCCCATGAAGCGCTGTTTGATACGGGTTTTGACGATGCCGCCGCGCTTGATGACCTTTTTACGCAGCTCCTGGGTCTGGGGCAGTCCCAACATCTTGACCAGATCCTGGTCGGGTTTGAGGGCTTCGGCACGAGGACTGCCGGGTTTGATGTCGACAATGTTGGCGGCCATGGCCAAAGGCGCAAAGGCGGCCGTACTTAACACTGCTAGTGCAAGTTTATTCATGGACAAGTTCCTTGTTCGTTATAGGTATCGAGGTCCGGTCCTCCCTTAGATCGGACTCGTTACAACTAGATAACAAAAGCCTTTGCTGTCAACACTTGATTTAAAAATGAGCAAATGTATGGCTGCTTGAGCAGCTTTTGCCTGATCGTCTTTCTGGACAAAAAGCCGCCAAAAGCACAAAAAGCGGGGCTTGGGGCTAGGCAACCCGAGGGGCGCAATGGTAGGGTGCAGGTGTTGCGTAGGCAGGTTTGGTTTAAAGTCAATACAGGCGCAATATCAAGCCTTGCCTCTTTGTGTAAACAAAACTTTAAGCAAGGTGTGAAAATGCAAAAAGATGCCCTGAACAACGTCCACATCCGTGGCGAACAGGTTCTGGTAAGTCCCCTCGAACTGAAAGCCCAGATCCCCGTATCCTCAGCCTCCCTGGCCCGTATCGCCGATGCCCGCCAGGCCATTGCCGACATGATCCACGGCCGTGACGACCGGCTGCTGGTGGTCTGTGGCCCTTGCTCCATCCATGATCTGGAGGCTGCCAAAGCCTACGCAACCCGCCTTAAGGCCCTCCATGATCAGTATCAAGACCGCCTCTATATCGTGATGCGAGTTTATTTTGAGAAACCCCGTACCACAGTAGGCTGGAAGGGCCTGATCAACGACCCGCACCTGGACGGCAGTTTCGACCTGGAAACCGGGCTGCGCCTGGCCAGGGAGCTGCTGGTCTGGCTGGCGGACTTGGGTCTGCCGGTGGCCACAGAGGCGCTGGACCCCATCAGCCCCCAATACCTGGCTGACCTGTTTGCCTGGTCTGCCATAGGTGCCCGAACCACTGAATCCCAGACCCACAGGGAGATGGCCTCTGGCCTGTCCATGCCGGTGGGCTTCAAAAACGGCACAGACGGCAGTTTGTCAACGGCGGTCAACGCCTTGCAGGCCGCCTCCCAGCCCCATTGTTTTATGGGCATCAACCAGGGCGGTCAGGTGGCGGTATTGCAGACCGAAGGTAACCCGGACGGCCATGTGATATTGCGGGGCGGCGCCAAACCAAATTACGACGACGCGTCCGTAAAGGAAGCGTTACAAAACCTGCAAAAATCTGGCCTGAATGAAGCCATCATGGTGGACTGCTCCCACGCCAACTCCGGCAAGGACCATCGCCGCCAGCCGCTGGTGGCCCGTGAGGTATTGCACCAACGGCAGAACGGCCAAAAGGCGCTGATGGGGATGATGCTCGAGTCCAATCTGGTGGAAGGAGCCCAATCGGCAGGGCCCAGAGACAGTCTGGTTTACGGCCAGTCCATCACCGATGCCTGTATGGGTTGGGACACCACCGCCAACCTGCTGGCCGAGCTGTTCGAAGGCATGCAGGCCGTAGAGGAAGCCTGCTGATGCTGGACGACCTTCGTAGCCGTATCGACGAAGTGGACCAGGCGCTGCTGGAGTTGCTGGACCAGCGGCTGGCCTTGGTCCGGGAAGTGGGGGAGGTCAAGCGTGAGCATGGCCTGCCCATCTATGCCCCGGACCGGGAAGCGAGCATGCTGGCCAAGCGCCGGGCCGAAGCCGAGCAGCGGGGCCTGAGTCCCGACTTGATTGAAGACATACTGCGCCGCTGCATGCGCGAGTCCTACCAACAGGAAGTGGGGGCGGGCAGCAAATGCCTGCGCCCTGACCTTGGCAAGGTGGTGGTAGTGGGGGGTAAAGGCCGCCTTGGCAGCCGCTTTGTGCAGTACTTCGAGGCCTCAGGCTACCAGGTGGCGGCCCTGGACAAAGACGACTGGCAAGACGCCGACGCCTTGCTGGCCGGTGCCGGCCTGGTGGTGCTGAGCGTGCCCATAGACCAGACCCTGGCAGTGATAGAGGCGCTGCCGCCGCTGGCGGAGCAGTGCACCCTGGTGGATCTGACGTCCACCAAGAGCGCGCCTTTGGCGGCCATGCTGGCCAAGCACCCCGGGCCTGTGCTGGGACTGCACCCCATGTTCGGCCCGGACGTTTCCAGTTTTGCCAAGGAAGTGGTGGTCCACTGCCAGGGGCGAGGGGATAACGACTGGCTGATC
This window encodes:
- a CDS encoding efflux RND transporter permease subunit, whose protein sequence is MLNRLIDASIRHPWLVLLLVLLATALGLWRLPALDLDAFPDVTNVQVTLNTEAKGLAAEDVEKLITYPVESVLYALPDVEEVRSVSKTGLSVVTVVFKEGVDIYFARQLVLERLQAAQALIPEGVGQPSLGPNTSGLGQVFQYLLRASPDSGLDAMSLRSLNDYLVKLMLMPVDGVTDVLSFGGQVRQFQVQVDPDRLLAFGISFEQLADAIEKGNQNAGGWYLDRGQEQLVVRGAGWYRPGQQGLDDIADTVVQARQGRIIRVRDLAEVGFGGEVRQGAVSMTRRQQGQVVSLGEVVSGIVLKRMGANTQATIAGIQERLPAIAAALPAGVTLEPVYDQSDLVAKAVATVTQALAQAFVFILVVLALFLVNLRATFLVLVTIPLALLMSLTWMSFLGISANLMSLGGLAIAIGMLVDGAVVMVEGIFREFAGQQRPQARKVVGLACRQVARPSFFAALIVLLVFTPLFALQGVEGKLFIPMALSMMLALATAVLLAMTLVPALAVLLFAKGVRPRANRPLQALEAGYGRVLSFCMARPKSLVLGALLLVAGTLMLLPRLGTEFVPELEEGTLNIRVTLAPSASLDTALAVAGKLEQQLLAFPEVDYALSRVGRPELGGDPEPVSNIEIYLGLKPLDQWQSADTRPALQAKMEAALSRHPGLLLTFSQPIATRVDELLSGVRAQLAIKLFGPDLEVLALKGADLEALVKAVPGTRDVALEQLGGEAQLVVRPKRERLSQLGMTVADLMALVSDGIGGRQVGQVVDGNERYDVQLRLAAAHRKDMARLNALWLTSPQGYRVQLRDIAELSLEQAPIQIRRDDVQRRLVVQANVAGRDMGSVAADINAKAAAELALPPGYYLKIGGQFENQARAQARLMLVVPLSLGLIALLLYWTFGSMAQAALVMSAVPLALVGGIWSLYLSGQYLSVPGSVGFITLFGVAVLNGVVLVDAINQRLAGGMATAEAVQAGALSRLRPVLMTALTSALGLIPMLLATGVGAEIQKPLATVVVGGLVSATVLTLLLLPALYLLLAPRSQ
- a CDS encoding M4 family metallopeptidase; protein product: MNKLALAVLSTAAFAPLAMAANIVDIKPGSPRAEALKPDQDLVKMLGLPQTQELRKKVIKRGGIVKTRIKQRFMGVEVFGLSMAADMDTMGIYHNLTGQYVEGLEGDLADVKPAFNEKAAQAKAVAYHGLATPERGKTSLFIWLDEEQKAHLVYLVDQFVGGDEPRRPMTIIDAHSGEVLKSWDQLAFQDATGPGGNQKTGQYFYGTDFGYLDVDSNCRMDNTNVTTVNMNNSTSGGSVFQFTCPENTYKSVNGAYAPLNDAHYFGGVIFNMYSDWLQTAPLTFKLTMRVHYGNSYENAFWDGSAMTFGDGGSTFYPLVSLDVSAHEVSHGFTEQNSGLIYSGQSGGINEAFSDMAGEAAEFYMKGSNDWMVGAEIFKGSGALRYMDQPSRDGSSIDNASDYYSGMDVHYSSGVYNRAFYLIANSSGWDTRKAFELFALANQVYWNASSDYDDAACGVVQAATDLGFSVADVQTAFTTVGVDSSCGSTPPPEGGELTNGVPETGISGASGSEQFWTLDVPAGASNLVFNTSGGSGDADLYVRFGSAPTSSSYDCRPYKSGNSESCSFSAPQSGTYHVMLRGYSAYSGLTLTGSYDADSTTPGSYENGTDTNIPDNNTTGIQSVIAVDRSGDSGTVSVQVDIVHSYRGDLQIDLLAPNGQSFRLKSIGSDSADDVHETYSVNASGIDSSGTWTLQVSDRYSQDTGYLDYWSLSFN
- a CDS encoding 3-deoxy-7-phosphoheptulonate synthase — translated: MQKDALNNVHIRGEQVLVSPLELKAQIPVSSASLARIADARQAIADMIHGRDDRLLVVCGPCSIHDLEAAKAYATRLKALHDQYQDRLYIVMRVYFEKPRTTVGWKGLINDPHLDGSFDLETGLRLARELLVWLADLGLPVATEALDPISPQYLADLFAWSAIGARTTESQTHREMASGLSMPVGFKNGTDGSLSTAVNALQAASQPHCFMGINQGGQVAVLQTEGNPDGHVILRGGAKPNYDDASVKEALQNLQKSGLNEAIMVDCSHANSGKDHRRQPLVAREVLHQRQNGQKALMGMMLESNLVEGAQSAGPRDSLVYGQSITDACMGWDTTANLLAELFEGMQAVEEAC